The Nicotiana sylvestris chromosome 6, ASM39365v2, whole genome shotgun sequence genomic sequence TATTGTCGTCAAATTGGCTAATAAATCCATAATTTCCCTCAGATATTTTTTCACTACCCTATCTTTATCGAATTATATGTGAGACAAAAGAaggtaaaaacaaaagaaaaaagaatgaaaacacAAATAAAATTGGGACATGTCACAGAAGAGAATAATGAAGGGCTCATGTTTCCTAGCCAATAGCGTATTAGTGTATTACACTCTTTTAGTGGAAAAGTAAAGATGAGGCAGCCTAGATTGTTGATAGCTGGATTGTATTCCTATTTCCTAGTTACCTAACAGATAATTACAAGTAAATGTTCATAATAAATAAGATTAATTACTTTAAAAGTGAAATAAATAATGCGTTACAATATATTGATATTATTACAATGAAGAATTTTCCTAAAGTACTATAATTTAGAGCCTAATTGTTATACGTAACTATAACTTATTTAATTACTATTTTTAGTTACTATTCAACTGTTATCAGCTTGTATCACTTGTATTCTAAGAATGCTATTAAATTCACTTACTAAGAGGGTGTTCTAACCAACTGAGTTACAAAAGCTTATAGGTCTCTTGTTTCCGTTCAAAACAATTGATCTCTTATTTCAGTACTACAAGTAAATTTGCTATATAATTTAAATATAGCTACAAATAgtaattttacaaaaatataAGTACAAATGATAAATACTATATATATTTGATGTGTGCATAATTTTTCCTATTATTTACCTTCATATGAATTtaatacaacaacaacccagtataatcccacttagtggtgtctggggagggtagtgtatacgcagaccttgcCCCTACcttggggtagagaggctatttccaaatagacccccgataTCCTCTCCTCCAAAAACTTCTCACCTTGCTCCTGGGGAGActcaaactcacaacctcttgattGGAAGCGGAAGTTGCTTACCATAAGGCAACCCCAATTGTCTTTCATATGAATTTAATCTAAAGATAAAATGGAGTGATTTGTTAGGTACAACTGCATAAACAAAGACATAAAGAGGACCACAGATTTGTGCCTGTCAAGTTGTTGATATATAAATAGTATAATAAAGACAGAGCCTAGGTGGTTTCCCATCAGAATGGCGGATATTACTAGAACAACTATCAACCTCATAGCTTCATTTTCTTGATTCCATTTCACAAATATTCAAGAACAAAGATaaaagtttctactttgtagtacAGAGTATCTAGCTTCATCTTTAAAAAAGCTGTGTTCTTTCTTGATATTATTGAACTGAAATGGCTGTGGCTATGGTTTCTTGTGGGATGTGCACTAGTTTAAAAGTTATAGAGAAGCAACCCATTTTAAATCCAGGTTTTTTTAATGGCTCTTTAGCTTTGAATCCAGGTCAGAGACTGTGCATTAACCCCAAGAGGTAAAGCTCCTGCCtttctacatttttgtttttatttgattatttGGTTGCATATCCCCAGCTTCAACATGGACTTTCCCTTAGTTAATTTGATATAATTTGAATTTTCTATAAATGGAACGTATCTCTGCAATACCAATtggtcttcttttttttcttttttttttataaatcttTGCTCATGGTTCTTCGTTTTATGATGGTATATCGTCTCTTTTCCCCTTCTTGAGCCTTGAGCCGACGGTCTcccggaaatagcctctctgcccctccTCGGGTAGAGGTAATGTTTGCATACACATTACCCTCTCCAGATTCCACTAATTACGCTGGGCCGTTGTTGTTCATGGTTCTTGGCAGTAATTGTTGAATACTAATTAGCTTCTCTAACCACAATATACTAAATGCAGCTTGATAAGTGCTTTACTCTTTGATTGATGTTAAGGAATTGAATTCTGTAGTTGGTTTTACCTCAAACATCATTTCATCTTATTGTGCCGAGGgtgggtctatcggaaacagtaaCCTCCCCGACCCCAtttgtgggatttcactgggcTGTTGTTGTATTTTGTGATCAATTGGTCAATTGGGAAAGAACAAATTTCAGAACTTGATAATATTTGAATAATGTTGCAGCCTCTTAAAGTTCATTAATTTATATGGACTTGGAATTTCTGCAGTATTAGATGGGTAATAAGTGAAATCAATCTACTCTGTCCTTTCAGGTTAGCTTTATCTGGGAGTACAATTATTCCAAAAGCATCCTCAGCTACAGCTGTGGAGGTATCCGACATACTACAATTGATTGAAATAGTTGTTCCTTTTATTCCCCATGAAGTTTAGATATTTAGTTTTGATTCATGAAACGGGACAAGCAGGAGGGAAGTCCACAAGAGACTAGTGCAATTCCAACACCCAAAGTCATAATTGATCTGGATTCAGATCCAGATGCAACAGTCGTTGAGGTTACCTTTGGGGATCGCCTTGGAGCGCTTCTTGACACAGTAAAAATCCATTCTCTTATGATTCTGAGTGTTAAGTGCTATTGCTGCCAGTGCTGGTCTTGATTTGCCTAATGTATTTCAGATGAATGCGCTAAAAAATCTTGGGCTGAATGTTGTCAAGGCTAATGTCTGTCTTGATTCATCTGGGAAACATAACAAATTCGCCATCACAAAAGCGTAAGTTCATCGTGGATCCACTATTCTATTCCTCTTGTAGTTTCCTAGTCCTTGCAAACTATCAATCACCAGATATCTGAAAACACTTTCAAATGAATCTTTTATTATGAGTTGTAACGGCTTTAGTTCCCCGATTGAAATTCTGATTGTTTCGCTATTGCAACTTGTTTCTAGCTGTACTGGTAGAAAGGTTGATGATCCAGAGCTGCTTGAAGCAATTCGTTTGACGATCATCAATAACATGATGGAATACCATCCGGTAAAAACTTCAATAAAGTTGTTGAGCATTAGTTGCTTGATCCAGTACCTTCTGAGGGATTCATATATAGCTGCTTCTTCTTACTGCATATTTTCTGGTGCAGGAATCTAGCTCCATGTTAGCTATGGGGGAAGCTTTCGGTGTTTTTCAACCATATCAGAAGGTTGTTAATTGCTTGTATATGCTGTCCACATCTTGAATATGTGCATACACCATTAACAAGAATATGCACATCTGTATTGGTTATTTTGAACATCATGCGTGCGTCAGTAtctgtttttgttttttggtatttgatatggtattttggtatttggtattgTATTTGGTTTATGTTTTCAAAAAAATTAGGTATTCGGTAGTGTATTCCAGGGGGTGGGGTGAGTGGGGGTGGGGTTGATTTTCTGAATGTGCTAGGTTCCTGCTTGTCTTTGCATCGCTAGTAATGACTGATAGCTTTTTTGCTAGTACAAATCTGATTCAGAAACCAAGGCTTGATTTGCTTAagttatattttattttgttgtttgtcGAGAAAATTTTCAGATTGATGTGGACATAGCGACCCATATCCATATCTACGACGATGGTCCTGAACGGAGGTAACGTTAGATACATCCTTTTATTGGTATTTTATCAGTATAGGCCAATTCATGGACTGCTGGACTCAATATTCAACCCCATTAAGTGATCCATTACGTGAACAAGTTGAAGTGAATAGCAAAATGCATCTATTTTGCAGCTTACTCTGTGTAGAGACAGCAGACAGACCTGGATTGATAGTTGATCTTGTCAAGATCATTACTGACATAAACGTTGATGTTGAATCTGGAGAATTCGATACTGAGGTAAGAATACTACAGGAGTTTTTCCAAATCATTTCCTAATAAACTTTTTAGGCTGTAGTTGTGCCAACTAATAAGTAAtaagtagcagcagcagtagcttAGCAATGAGTCAAAACTTTATCTTGGTGCAGGGATTGCTAGCTaaggcaaaatttcatgtcaGCTACAAGGGCAAAGCTCTGATCAAGCCCCTTCAACAGGTAACTGACCGGTGGAACCAATATGTAATTTGATTTATTAGACTTTGGTAGCCTGAAGAAAATTATTGACAAATTTCAATCTTAAACCTTTGCAGGTTCTTGCAAATAGCTTGCGTTATTTCTTGAGGAGACCAACAACAGAGGATGCAAGTTTTTAATACAAAATATGCCGAATAAGTTAGAATTTGTCAATAGGGTTAACAAAGCACTTTCATTTATCAAGAACGAAACTTGCTAGTTTTTGTAGCATTGATCCATTCCAAGGTTTACACAGAGAAAATATGCATGAAATTTGGAGTCATAGTTTCAATGTGTACTGCAGTAACATTGTAAATTTGCTACCATCTATACGTCAATGATATACATTTCCAGAAGAGGAATGAGCCAATTATCAGTTATCGCTCATCGCTGCAATTTTAGCTTATCAGCTTTGATCACGTCCAActaccttataaaaaggacaaagcggtcgttgcaaatataattcggtttacaagtccggagtcgaatcccacagagaactaaggcttaactacagttgttcactatcaccaagaatacaagcttgaacaatttttaacttatagatattaagattcttgtgtttaactaactaacaaattaaaataataaattaacactaaagatactacatgttggagaaaagattaaggaggtctagagttatgatttctctaattgtcggaatccttcccgctatgtcttttataatttcgcctaagtattctctaccgatcatgagcgctctgcgtgttgtaattctctcccgagtaagtacgacaatttactagacatactctcccgagttacgttAGCTGGCTtaaattacagctcacttagat encodes the following:
- the LOC104216710 gene encoding ACT domain-containing protein ACR11-like, translating into MAVAMVSCGMCTSLKVIEKQPILNPGFFNGSLALNPGQRLCINPKRLALSGSTIIPKASSATAVEEGSPQETSAIPTPKVIIDLDSDPDATVVEVTFGDRLGALLDTMNALKNLGLNVVKANVCLDSSGKHNKFAITKACTGRKVDDPELLEAIRLTIINNMMEYHPESSSMLAMGEAFGVFQPYQKIDVDIATHIHIYDDGPERSLLCVETADRPGLIVDLVKIITDINVDVESGEFDTEGLLAKAKFHVSYKGKALIKPLQQVLANSLRYFLRRPTTEDASF